In one Balaenoptera musculus isolate JJ_BM4_2016_0621 chromosome 20, mBalMus1.pri.v3, whole genome shotgun sequence genomic region, the following are encoded:
- the ITGA2B gene encoding integrin alpha-IIb translates to MARALCPLHALWLLEWVQLLLGPGAAPPTWALNLDPVRLTFYTGPNGSYFGFSLDFYKDSHGSVSIVVGAPRTLGLSQEETGGVFLCPWKAEGDQCTSLPFDLNDETRSVGTQTFQTFKARQGLGASVVSWSDIVVACAPWQHWNVLEKAEEAEKTPVGGCFVAQLQNGGRAEYSPCRANIMSRVYEKNYFSGDKRYCEAGFSSVVTQAGELVLGAPGGYYFLGLLARAPIADIISSYRPGTLLWHVPTQQLTFDYSHPEYFDGYRGYSVAVGDFDGNPNTTEFVFGAPTWSWTLGAVEILGSYHQTLHRLHGEQMASYFGHSVAVTDVNRDGRHDLLVGAPLYMESRADRKLAEVGRVYLFLQTRGPHALGAPSLLLTGTQLYGRFGSAIAPLGDLNRDGYNDVAVAAPYGGPSGRGQVLVFLGQSEGLNSHPSQVLDSPFPTGSGFGFSLRGATDIDDNGYPDLLVGAYGANKVVVYRAQPVVMATVQLLVQDSLNPAVKNCVLPQTETPVSCFNIQMCVGATGHNVPKKLRLNAELQLDRQKPRQGRRVLLLASQQAGTILGLDLSGRHGPTCHTTKAFLRDEADFRDKLSPIVLSFNVSLQPEKDGLAPALMLHGDTHIQEQTRIILDCGEDDLCVPQLQLTASVTGSPLLIGADNVLELQMEAANEGEGAYEAELAVHLPPGAHYMRALSNIEGFERIICNQKRENETKVVLCELGNPMKRNAQIGITMLVSVGNLEEAGEHVSFRLQIRSKNSQNPNSEMVMLDVPVRAEAHVELRGNSFPASLVVAAEEGKRENSSDSWGPKVEHTYELHNNGPGAVNGLRLNLHLPGQSQPSDLLYILDIQPRGGLQCSPQPSPNPLKLDWGLPTSGPSPAHHKRDRRQALLPEQEQPSRLQGPVFVSCDSAPCTVVQCELQEMARGQRVMVTVLAFLSLPSLRQRPLDQFVLQSHAWFNVSSLPYAVPALSLPSGEALVQTQLLRVLEERDIPIWWVLVGVLGGLLLLTFLVLAMWKVGFFKRNRPPLEEDDEEE, encoded by the exons CGTGTCCATCGTGGTGGGCGCCCCACGGACCCTGGGCCTCAGCCAGGAGGAGACAGGCGGCGTTTTCCTGTGCCCCTGGAAGGCCGAGGGCGACCAGTGTACCTCGCTGCCCTTCGACCTCA ATGATGAGACGCGAAGCGTAGGCACCCAAACTTTCCAAACCTTCAAGGCCCGTCAAGGACTAGGGGCGTCGGTCGTTAGTTGGAGCGACATCGTTGTG GCCTGCGCCCCCTGGCAGCACTGGAACGTCCTGGAAAAGGCCGAGGAGGCTGAGAAGACGCCCGTAGGTGGCTGCTTCGTGGCTCAGCTGCAGAACGGCGGCCGCGCGGAGTACTCACCCTGCCGGGCCAACATCATGAGCCGGGTTTACGAGAAAAATTACTTCA GCGGAGACAAGCGCTACTGTGAAGCCGGCTTCAGCTCCGTGGTCACTCAG GCTGGGGAGTTGGTGCTTGGGGCCCCTGGCGGCTACTATTTCCTAG GTCTCCTGGCGCGGGCTCCAATTGCCGATATCATCTCGAGTTACCGCCCGGGCACCCTCTTGTGGCACGTGCCCACCCAGCAGCTCACCTTCGACTACAGCCACCCAGAGTACTTCGACGGCTACCGGG GGTACTCGGTGGCTGTAGGCGACTTCGACGGGAATCCAAACACTACAG AGTTTGTCTTCGGTGCCCCTACCTGGAGCTGGACCCTGGGAGCG GTGGAAATTTTGGGCTCGTACCACCAGACGCTGCACCGGCTGCACGGAGAGCAG ATGGCTTCGTATTTCGGGCACTCAGTGGCGGTCACTGACGTCAACAGGGACGG GAGGCATGACCTCTTGGTGGGCGCGCCACTGTACATGGAGAGCCGTGCTGACCGCAAGCTGGCCGAGGTGGGGCGCGTGTACTTGTTCCTGCAGACTCGAGGCCCCCACGCGCTGGGCGCCCCCAGCCTCCTGCTGACCGGAACGCAGCTCTATGGGCGATTTGGCTCAGCCATCGCGCCTCTGGGCGACCTCAACCGGGATGGCTACAACG ATGTTGCTGTGGCCGCCCCCTATGGGGGTCCCAGCGGTCGAGGCCAAGTGTTGGTGTTCCTGGGTCAGAGTGAGGGACTTAACTCACACCCTTCCCAGGTCCTGGACAGCCCCTTCCCCACAGGCTCTGGCTTTGGCTTCTCCCTTCGAGGTGCCACAGACATCGATGACAATGGATACCCAG ACCTGCTGGTGGGAGCTTACGGGGCCAACAAGGTTGTTGTGTACAG GGCTCAGCCAGTGGTGATGGCCACTGTCCAGCTGCTGGTGCAAGACTCGCTGAATCCTGCTGTGAAGAATTGTGTCCTGCCCCAGACTGAGACGCCAGTGAGCTG CTTTAACATCCAGATGTGTGTGGGAGCCACTGGACACAACGTTCCCAAGAAGCTGC GCCTAAATGCTGAGCTGCAGCTGGACCGGCAGAAGCCCCGCCAGGGCCGGCGGGTGCTACTGCTGGCCTCTCAACAGGCGGGCACCATCCTGGGCTTGGATCTGAGCGGGAGGCACGGCCCCACCTGCCACACCACCAAGGCCTTCCTCCGA GATGAGGCCGACTTCCGGGACAAGCTGAGCCCCATCGTGCTCAGCTTCAATGTGTCCCTGCAGCCTGAGAAGGATGGACTAGCCCCTGCTCTCATGTTGCATGGAGACACCCACATCCAGGAACAG ACCCGCATCATTCTGGACTGCGGGGAAGACGACCTGTGTGTGCCACAGCTCCAGCTCACTGCCAGCGT gaCAGGCTCCCCGCTCCTCATTGGAGCCGATAACGTGCTGGAGCTGCAGATGGAAGCGGCCAACGAGGGTGAGGGAGCCTACGAGGCCGAGCTGGCTGTGCACCTGCCTCCAGGCGCACACTACATGCGGGCCCTCAGCAACATCGAG GGCTTTGAGAGGATCATCTGTAACCAGAAGAGGGAGAATGAGACCAAGGTGGTACTGTGTGAGCTGGGCAACCCCATGAAGAGGAACGCCCAG ATAGGAATCACGATGTTGGTGAGTGTGGGGAACCTGGAAGAGGCTGGGGAGCACGTGTCCTTCCGGCTGCAGATCAGGAG CAAGAACAGCCAGAATCCAAACAGTGAGATGGTGATGCTGGATGTGCCAGTTCGGGCAGAGGCCCATGTGGAGCTGAGAGG GAACTCCTTTCCAGCCTCCCTGGTGGTGGCAGCAGAAGAAGGCAAGAGGGAGAACAGCTCGGACAGCTGGGGCCCCAAAGTGGAGCACACCTATGAG CTCCACAACAATGGCCCTGGTGCTGTAAATGGCCTCCGCCTCAACCTCCACCTCCCCGGCCAGTCCCAGCCCTCCGACCTGCTCTACATCCTGGATATACAGCCCCGGGGAGGCCTTCAGTGCTCCCCACAACCGTCTCCCAACCCCCTCAAG CTGGACTGGGGGCTCCCCACCTCCGGCCCTTCCCCGGCCCATCACAAGCGGGACCGCAGACAGGCTCTCCTGCCAGAGCAGGAGCAGCCCTCGAGGCTGCAAGGTCCAGTTTTTGTG AGCTGCGATTCGGCGCCCTGTACTGTGGTGCAGTGTGAGCTGCAGGAGATGGCGCGCGGGCAGCGGGTCATGGTCACGGTGCTGGCCTTCCTGTCGCTGCCCAGCCTCCGCCAG AGGCCCCTGGATCAGTTTGTGCTGCAGTCGCACGCTTGGTTCAACGTCTCCTCCCTTCCCTACGCCGTGCCCGCCCTCAGCCTGCCCAGCGGGGAAGCTCTG GTGCAGACACAGCTGCTTCGGGTCCTGGAGGAGAGAGACATTCCAATCTGGTGGGTGCTGGTAGGCGTGCTGGGTGGCCTGCTGCTGCTCACGTTCCTGGTCCTGGCCATGTGGAAG GTTGGTTTCTTCAAGCGGAATCGGCCACCCTTAGAAGAAGATGATGAAGAGGAGTGA